Proteins encoded within one genomic window of Triticum aestivum cultivar Chinese Spring chromosome 2D, IWGSC CS RefSeq v2.1, whole genome shotgun sequence:
- the LOC123051185 gene encoding tricetin 3',4',5'-O-trimethyltransferase-like, protein MGSMGAEMAAVEEEACIYAMQLSSTAVLPLTLKNAIELGMLEILVAAGGKMLSPSEVSARLPSTATNPDAPAMVDRMLHLLASYKVVSCEVDEGTHARRYGPTPVCKWFTPNQDGISMAPLLLLTNDKVPMESLYHLKDAVLDGGLPFHKAHGMTMYEYTKTDARLNRVFNEAMKSYTTIVTGKLVELYTGFHDVATLVDVGGGVGATIRAVTSKYPHIKGINFDLAHVIAEAPQSPGVEHVAGDMFKNVPSGDAIVLKWILHNWTDEQCTTLLRNCYDALPAHGKVVVVEGILPVKPEATSRGQQASLSDMIMLTHTAGGKERNQREFEELAKAGGFTGVKTAYIYSNTWVIEFTK, encoded by the exons ATGGGCTCCATGGGCGCGGAAATGGCTGCCGTCGAGGAGGAGGCGTGCATCTACGCCATGCAGCTGTCTTCCACGGCTGTCCTGCCGCTGACGCTCAAGAACGCCATCGAGCTGGGCATGCTCGAGATCCTGGTGGCCGCCGGCGGCAAGATGCTGTCACCGTCTGAGGTGTCCGCGCGGCTGCCGTCGACGGCGACAAACCCGGACGCGCCGGCCATGGTCGACCGCATGCTCCACCTGCTCGCATCCTACAAGGTGGTGTCGTGCGaggtggacgaaggcacgcacgcCCGGCGGTATGGCCCCACGCCCGTGTGCAAGTGGTTCACGCCCAACCAGGACGGCATCTCCATGGCCCCGCTGCTCCTTCTCACCAACGACAAGGTCCCGATGGAGAGCTT GTATCATTTGAAGGACGCGGTCCTTGATGGCGGTCTCCCGTTCCACAAGGCACATGGGATGACAATGTACGAGTACACCAAAACGGACGCGCGCTTGAACCGCGTCTTCAACGAGGCCATGAAGAGCTACACCACCATCGTCACCGGGAAGCTCGTCGAGCTCTACACTGGTTTCCACGACGTGGCCACACTCGTGGACGTCGGTGGCGGCGTCGGCGCCACCATCCGCGCCGTCACCTCCAAGTACCCGCACATCAAGGGGATCAACTTCGACCTGGCCCACGTCATCGCGGAGGCGCCACAATCCCCCGGCGTGGAGCACGTCGCCGGCGACATGTTCAAGAACGTGCCGAGCGGCGACGCCATCGTCCTCAAGTGGATCCTCCACAACTGGACCGACGAGCAATGCACGACCCTACTAAGGAACTGCTACGACGCGCTGCCTGCGCACGGCAAGGTTGTCGTCGTGGAAGGCATCCTGCCCGTCAAACCGGAGGCGACGTCCAGGGGGCAGCAGGCGTCCCTCAGCGACATGATCATGCTCACGCACACAGCAGGCGGCAAGGAGAGGAACCAGAGGGAGTTCGAGGAGCTTGCCAAGGCCGGAGGGTTCACCGGTGTTAAGACCGCCTACATCTACAGCAACACCTGGGTCATTGAATTCACCAAATAG